Proteins encoded by one window of Culicoides brevitarsis isolate CSIRO-B50_1 chromosome 2, AGI_CSIRO_Cbre_v1, whole genome shotgun sequence:
- the LOC134830272 gene encoding zinc finger MIZ domain-containing protein 1, which translates to MVAATGNQHNLEGMGYNNQMNNGMGGMQHAGSNMMGQNGGQSWANAQQMSGAGQQMNQMGTAGMNGMSQMQMGGNSMGSMNGMAGTGGYPTNTRHHPQMNPMQQMQQMGMSGGGMQQQMMNPQMNPQMNGMNQLGPMAKMQGMANGYSGRRMTPYPNPQMAAAQKRAGMYGGMGNQVAGMPFGQTQPNVPMGMQNSYAGRGGPMYGRGPNQMMPQARQNAMPPYGGAGTGANGGPMNPQQYYGNATAAGGYQNMQGFQNMQPDPARMNYQHSPVPGNPTPPLTPASSMTPYISPNPDIKPNIIQKPDELRLTFPVRDGIILPPFRLEHNLAVSNHVFQLKPTVYNTVMSRSDLELQLKCFHHEDRQMNTNWPASVQVSANSNPLEIDRGENKNSHRPLYLKQVCQPGRNTIQITVSTCCCSHLFVLQLVHRPAVRHVLDTLLRRNLLPTEHSVAKIKRFFASGAIPPNAMNESDPTQEPKSVRVYLKCGSTHKRITLPARGHDCKHIQCFDLETYLQVNCERGNWRCPICNKPALTEGVEIDQYMWGIMNTIKASGADIDEFTIDSQGNWKSLAKGLSGNGIKQETDLDSKQFYKVMSPGSTALPSWDNLQAMSPYMSPDMNSIASGSMMGQNFNNQRPQFDNFGNPIKQEPGTPTGEYGVNPLAHLNDSVNSLDPLNAMEKSLNDQMPHTPHTPHTPGGPPSVPPANDQTNQNPNSNSSVTNSSPQHTSSTNNSSTNLLNSSNPAANIMNSPQSLMNSPQNMMNSPMNNSQNISNNANMQQNLMSSLGTLTDVDLNADLNFDPAAVIDGEAGGDLNLLPDSVVDPTELLSFLDPPDLNTPPSSGSSNNPNNDDILAALFD; encoded by the exons ATGGTAGCTGCCACAGGTAATCAACACAATCTCGAAGGCATGGGTTACAACAATCAGATGAACAACGGCATGGGTGGCATGCAGCATGCCGGCAGCAACATGATGGGCCAAAATGGGGGTCAGAGTTGGGCAAATGCGCAACAAATGTCCGGCGCGGGGCAACAAATGAACCAAATGGGCACCGCTGGCATGAACGGCATGTCCCAGATGCAAATGGGCGGCAATTCCATGGGAAGCATGAATGGCATGGCAGGTACGGGAGGATATCCGACAAATACCCGACACCATCCCCAAATGAACCCGATGCAGCAAATGCAACAAATGGGCATGTCGGGCGGCGGCATGCAACAACAAATGATGAATCCCCAAATGAATCCGCAAATGAACGGAATGAACCAACTTGGGCCCATGGCGAAAATGCAAGGCATGGCAAATGGGTATTCGGGACGTCGCATGACCCCGTATCCCAATCCACAAATGGCAGCGGCGCAAAAACGCGCCGGCATGTATGGCGGAATGGGAAATCAAGTCGCCGGGATGCCGTTTGGGCAAACGCAACCAAATGTTCCTATGGGCATGCAAAATTCGTATGCGGGCAGAGGTGGGCCCATGTATGGACGCGGGCCGAATCAGATGATGCCGCAAGCGAGACAAAATGCAATGCCGCCATATGGAGGCGCTGGAACGGGTGCTAATGGAGGACCAATGAATCCGCAGCAGTATTATGGTAACGCTACTGCAGCTGGCGGCTACCAGAATATGCAGggatttcaaaatatgcaacCCGATCCGGCACGCATGAACTATCAGCACAGTCCTGTTCCTGGCAATCCGACGCCTCCGCTAACGCCCGCCTCGTCAATGACCCCGTACATTAGTCCTAATCCAGATATCAAgccaaatattattcaaa AACCAGATGAATTACGTTTAACTTTTCCTGTGCGCGATGGCATAATCCTACCGCCATTCCGTCTCGAACACAACCTCGCCGTTAGCAATCACGTGTTTCAACTGAAACCCACTGTATATAATACGGTAATGTCTCGCTCCGACCTGGAACTGCAACTCAAGTGTTTCCATCACGAGGATCGTCAAATGAACACAAATTGGCCCGCAAGCGTTCAAGTTTCCGCCAATTCGAATCCGCTCGAGATCGATCGTGGCGAGAACAAGAACTCGCATCGACCGCTTTATCTCAAACAAGTGTGCCAACCCGGTCGAAATACCATCCAAATTACCGTTAGCACGTGTTGTTGT tccCATTTATTCGTACTTCAATTGGTGCATCGACCAGCAGTGCGACACGTGCTTGATACGTTGTTGCGGCGAAATCTCCTGCCGACAGAACATTCGGTCGCCAAGATCAAACGGTTCTTCGCAAGTGGCGCAATTCCTCCGAATGCCATGAACGAATCGGATCCGACGCAGGAACCGAAGTCAGTGAGG gtttaTTTGAAATGTGGCAGTACGCATAAGAGGATAACTCTTCCGGCACGTGGTCACGATTGCAAGCACATTCAATGCTTCGATCTCGAAACTTATCTGCAGGTGAATTGCGAACGCGGTAATTGGCGATGTCCTATCTgcaa taaaccCGCATTAACGGAGGGCGTTGAAATCGATCAGTACATGTGGGGCATCATGAACACGATAAAGGCTTCGGGTGCTGACATCGATGAATTTACCATAGATTCACAAGGAAACTGGAAATCGCTCGCTAAGGGCTTGTCTGGCAACGGAATCAAGCAAGAAACTGACTTGGATTCGAAACAATTCTACAAGGTGATGTCACCGGGCAGCACTGCGCTACCATCATGGGATAATTTGCAGGCAATGAGTCCCTATATGAGTCCCGACATGAATTCTATTGCTTCTGGCAGCATGATGGGACAAAA CTTCAACAACCAACGACCACAATTCGACAACTTTGGAAATCCAATCAAACAGGAGCCTGGAACACCCACTGGCGAGTATGGGGTCAATCCGCTGGCGCATCTAAATGACTCTGTCAATTCATTGGATCCGTTAAATGCGATGGAAAAGTCCTTGAATGATcag ATGCCTCACACTCCCCACACACCTCACACGCCGGGCGGTCCTCCAAGCGTTCCTCCCGCGAACGATCAAACGAATCAAAACCCGAATTCGAACAGCAGTGTCACAAATAGCTCGCCCCAGCACACATCTAGCACGAATAATTCCTCCACAAATCTGCTAAATTCATCGAATCCGGCAGCCAACATAATGAATTCACCGCAAAGCCTCATGAACTCACCGCAAAACATGATGAACTCGCCGATGAACAACTCGCAGAACATCAGCAATAACGCAAACATGCAGCAAAATCTCATGAGCAGCTTGGGAACACTCACGGACGTCGATCTGAATGCGGATTTGAACTTTGATCCCGCTGCCGTTATCGATGGCGAGGCAGGAGGTGACTtgaat ctgTTACCGGATAGCGTGGTCGATCCAACCGAATTACTGTCATTCCTTGATCCGCCAGACTTGAATACGCCGCCATCCAGTGGCTCAAGCAACAATCCCAACAATGACGACATCTTGGCAGCCCTTTTTGACTGA
- the LOC134832367 gene encoding serine protease nudel, translated as MSVKVKLSQVKAKASSKLSKTCFIVFICCFVFFLIGIGSGLYSASIFNKPTPTPIAVKRFQHLYNVEGSLETEIKKKVVPQVKDIADDTVQIVNEMVARLVRSERSIKPSKFKKKWKNSRISRPKRDLSSDFAPMNLDPIQHTEREAPLIPTGKDVVTRSKRRALEELRQELKLCRQNAGRDCGKIYEQISVLTDEIDQRFARMKSIVNELRPNSDTKTLDVLNVVEKDDKKRLKEDQQRKMKDFGLQDCSSEEQDGKNSTGCAIKLKDVFENETNIIHTKTKIYTKPSTIAPEPISLEPTTILTTTPTTTTSEMPTPPFPEDKIEESDSKPRALFTKDPPPPSYRNRQGHYMGHHPPPSEDFDSYPANDMLPKAKVDDLYWRFPHSHRGNFMDHNNLEENVEFPAVIQAETSSKNEKSTTTTTSAPEEPKIMGAQGPFMSVCEQFARQHGIQLDSSGTIISNNGNFQAQRPSSVGTQVPQTGQSSKASAQLFLNPGFNQMGMPLCYMAPQMSPQWNYGGFFGHSAPQMMNRPFSQVPFPGVFNNFGRSMMTPSAPGGNYYCAFMPNANQQIPMGFGAFRTSEAIAAEGNSEIIAATKKSNVPSETDIIYASFTTKPVKNMTAFQERASVSCRPGTIACAGTGQCIETSKWCDSRINCLDSSDEVACSCKARLPFNRICDGVTDCPMGDDELGCNGCDKYSFTCYSSQDEYIASHGHGTSMCFTLNDRCDGIRNCFNGKDERDCNVIVKNLGGYLSHQVSYSDGFLYRNFKGKWYPVCRNPALWAREACHAEVGRTDEAPRITSDQNAAVVGPFISNKGDALRDPVIEDHCNAPTYVVCPQMKCGRVKSVHDSLHTKKKRRHTNTTITENREKEHVSIVGGTDCAPHQWPFIVSIFKNGRHHCGGAIKSAQWIITAAHCFHSYHKNYYEVRAGSLRHRSYNPEVQISPIVKVFVYPKYDQKAMVEDIALVKIAAPLNFNRYVRPICLPAPGRSGTQADWVNGPPVGQVCSVMGWGTLAEDGPHADGLKETHLPILETCKNNNRGKSICAGELSGGRDACQGDSGGPLLCKSLHDPEEWYLAGVVSHGEGCARAGTAGIYTRVSHYLIWLDKTEAEDGEPGSYPITQCTGFKCIWGGGKCLPKNSRCNGVVECLGGEDEVDCPFTASQLRSMEDNQFRDEEATTVVPKTTSEAETTDFSSSTTSSTTVAAETTVETTSSTTSTTTEAPTELPTSPETTSEATSSTASVTTTPETTTEAKTEPKTEVTVPETTSTSTTTTTTTTTEAPSTTVSSTTQEETTISTSTSTVALSTASRDGRQLDFMTSTLPSTTVSVQTTTDLAPVNDSGRHLFPIFATSATTAPTVPTTRPFLPLAVLPATTVKPVINKRLTLDPHGDTFHCQNIPQSINRVHRCDKQLDCEDGTDERNCTCRDFLVHQHPHKICDGIVDCVDLTDEEGCLLCSPDQFKCRLSKTCVNLANRCNNVVDCEHKEDELDCISLTNGVTVLVTPDNNPVLKSRGYLTHNHRGKWTIHCGSTHHHHENRVAELVGQTCISLGFAGYSDFKHVNFGKEKNELGVQIVEDPHHDARRTIAQEQVSLVNMRENNLDIESVAMASDCVALWIECVPHTSSNKTNVVKPLPFLRPHDYERPTVQPSIVPHVVVPVPHKHLKDKLNETIGLSEHQWAFSAVVFAEGKPICNGILLARQWVMVEGSCLKLHRLETDHIAVLLGSSNSFLHIQGPYEVVSRVDCIREVPQSNVLLLHLEYPVVYNRYVLPTYLIDSTDREVETEECQTVSIDKFGRLRAWAVRKKMHACPAGYKCFEDHHSHHSHHSHKTLCELKDFLHRPGYVICRTKSSSWFPTGFYHNLHSLCGTDNRLTVLTLNPKHFTLLNVIGKRKSLNIKNPLVQNMSIDFPHDFHPDHLHHHDTNDPSHVIDILETLECQPYFGSPLCNGHRCPFGVCLAEKHVCDGVVHCHDASDEAAEICVGRKKRQCNHHELTCRNGNCVEKSRFCNQINDCGDYTDEPRVCSCYEYLRVTDPDKICDGIRNCLDKSDENNEECRCHPNRFRCGQTLKCIPHDFVCDGDHDCPGGEDESYCYGIQNNHMSDGYYEVMQQEFGVWHTKCFPKSKPPTQTDLIEICRKMGYIDPKYPKARARVDNETVMAILPNSDNSQMEFVREERKLNTTHDLAPATKAIISNKFSTLQVNDDIKLYVKPSRPLASLVEWDKNDEKNCFRVEINCGAKY; from the exons atgtcagtaAAAGTCAAATTATCTCAAGTAAAGGCAAAAG ctTCATCGAAGTTGTCAAAAACTTGCTTCATCGTCTTTATTtgctgttttgtatttttcttgatCGGAATCGGGTCAGGTTTATATTCAGCGAGTATTTTCA acaAACCAACTCCGACTCCGATTGCGGTGAAACGTTTCCAACACCTGTACAACGTCGAAGGCTCATTGGAGactgaaataaagaaaaaagttgtgcCACAAGTGAAAGATATCGCCGATGACACCGTTCAAATTGTCAACGAAATGGTGGCGCGTCTCGTGCGAAGTGAACGCAGCATAAAACCCtcgaaattcaagaaaaaatggaaaaattcgaGAATTTCACGACCAAAAAGGGATCTTTCGTCGGATTTTGCTCCAATGAATTTAGATCCCATTCAACACACGGAACGCGAGGCTCCGTTAATCCCCACGGGAAAAGATGTCGTTACCCGTTCCAAACGTCGCGCTTTGGAGGAATTGCGACAAGAGCTTAAATTGTGTCGCCAGAACGCCGGAAGAGACTGCGGAAAAATTTACGAGCAAATTTCTGTGTTAACGGACGAAATTGATCAACGTTTCGCCCGGATGAAGTCAATTGTGAACGAATTACGCCCAAATAGCGACACAAAAACGCTGGATGTGCTAAATGTCGTCGAAAAAGACGACAAAAAGCGATTAAAAGAGgatcaacaacgaaaaatgaaagattttGGACTGCAAGATTGTTCGTCTGAGGAGCAAGATGGCAAAAATTCGACGGGATGTGCGATAAAATTGAAGGATGTCTtcgaaaatgaaacaaatatCATCCATACAAAGaccaaaatttacacaaaaccCAGCACGATCGCGCCAGAACCGATTTCTCTTGAGCCAACGACCATTTTAACGACAactccaacaacaacaacttcggAAATGCCAACTCCTCCCTTCCCGGAAGACAAAATTGAGGAAAGTGACTCCAAACCACGCGCTCTTTTCACAAAAGACCCTCCGCCGCCATCATATCGGAATCGTCAGGGTCATTATATGGGTCACCATCCGCCTCCAAGTGAGGATTTCGACTCGTACCCAGCAAATGACATGCTTCCCAAAGCAAAAGTTGACGATCTCTATTGGCGTTTCCCCCATTCGCACCGCGGAAATTTCATGGATCACAACAATCTCgaagaaaatgttgaatttccAGCCGTAATTCAAGCTGAAACGTCttccaaaaatgaaaaatccactacaacaacaacttcgGCGCCAGAAGAACCCAAAATTATGGGCGCCCAGGGTCCCTTTATGAGTGTTTGTGAGCAATTCGCCCGACAACATGGCATCCAACTCGATTCTTCCGGCACGATTATCTCAAATAACGGAAATTTCCAAGCACAACGACCGAGCAGTGTCGGAACTCAAGTTCCCCAAACGGGGCAAAGTAGCAAAGCATCTGCGCAACTTTTTCTCAACCCCGGATTTAATCAAATGGGCATGCCTTTGTGTTATATGGCTCCGCAGATGAGTCCCCAATGGAATTATGGCGGCTTTTTCGGGCATTCGGCGCCACAAATGATGAATAGACCGTTTTCGCAAGTGCCCTTCCCgggagtttttaataattttggcaGGAGTATGATGACGCCATCCGCGCCAGGaggaaattattattgtgcTTTTATGCCGAATGCGAATCAACAGATTCCAATGGGATTCGGAGCGTTTAGGACTTCGGAAGCGATTGCGGCGGAAGGAAATTCGGAAATTATTGCCGCGACGAAGAAGTCGAATGTGCCATCGGAGACGGATATTATTTATGCGAGTTTTACGACGAAGCCGGTGAAGAATATGACGGCGTTCCAAGAACGGGCGAGTGTGAGTTGCAGGCCGGGGACGATTGCGTGTGCTGGAACTGGACAATGTATTGAAACG tcaaaatggTGCGATTCTCGTATTAATTGCTTGGATTCCAGCGATGAAGTGGCTTGTAGTTGTAAAGCTCGCCTTCCGTTCAACCGAATTTGTGACGGAGTAACTGATTGTCCGATGGGAGATGACGAATTGGGCTGCAACGGTTGCGATAAATACTCGTTCACTTGTTATTCCTCCCAAGATGAGTACATTGCCTCGCATGGACATGGAACTTCGATGTGTTTCACGCTAAACGATCGCTGTGACGGCATCCGAAACTGCTTCAATGGAAAAGACGAACGAGATTGCAATGTTATCGTTAAAAATCTTGGCGGGTATCTC tcGCATCAAGTTTCCTATTCGGACGGCTTTTTATATCGcaatttcaaaggaaaatgGTATCCAGTGTGTCGTAATCCCGCATTGTGGGCTCGTGAAGCTTGTCATGCCGAAGTAGGACGAACAGATGAAGCTCCTCGTATCACTTCCGATCAAAATGCGGCAGTTGTGGGTCCATTTATCAGCAACAAAGGTGACGCCTTGCGAGATCCCGTCATCGAAGATCACTGCAATGCCCCGACTTACGTTGTTTGTCCCCAAATGAAGTGCGGGCGCGTGAAAAGTGTTCACGATTCACTTCATACGAAGAAAAAGCGACGTCATACGAACACCACAATTACCGAAAATCGCGAAAAAGAGCACGTTAGTATTGTTGGCGGCACTGATTGTGCTCCGCATCAATGGCCATTCATCGTTTCGATCTTCAAAAATGGTCGACATCACTGCGGCGGAGCCATTAAAAGTGCTCAATGGATCATCACGGCAGCGCATTGCTTCCATTCGTACCACAAAAATTACTATGAGGTGCGTGCGGGGTCTTTGCGACATCGCAGTTACAACCCGGAAGTGCAAATTTCGCCAATTGTGAAGGTTTTCGTGTATCCCAAGTACGATCAGAAGGCAATGGTTGAGGATATTGCACTCGTTAAGATCGCGGCGCCACTGAATTTTAACAGATATGTTCGTCCAATTTGTTTGCCGGCACCCGGAAGGAGTGGAACGCAAGCAGATTGGGTTAATGGTCCGCCAGTTGGGCAAGTTTGCTCGGTTATGGGATGGGGAACGTTGGCGGAAGATGGACCTcatg CTGACGGTCTCAAAGAAACCCATCTCCCCATCTTGGAAACATGCAAAAACAACAATCGCGGCAAGTCAATTTGTGCCGGCGAGCTTTCTGGCGGGCGTGATGCTTGTCAAGGCGACAGTGGAGGCCCCTTGCTGTGCAAAAGTCTTCACGATCCCGAAGAATGGTATCTTGCTGGAGTCGTTTCTCATGGCGAAGGATGTGCTCGTGCGGGAACTGCTGGAATTTACACTCGAGTTTCACATTATCTCATATGGCTGGACAAAACAGAGGCTGAGGATGGCGAGCCAGGCAGTTATCCGATCACGCAATGTACGGGCTTCAAATGTATTTGGGGCGGAGGGAAATGTTTGCCGAAAAATAGTCGCTGTAATGGAGTTGTCGAGTGCttg ggcGGTGAAGATGAAGTTGATTGTCCTTTCACTGCTTCGCAACTTCGGAGCATGGAAGATAATCAATTTAGGGACGAAGAAGCAACAACAGTGGTTCCCAAAACAACTTCTGAAGCAGAAACGACTGATTTTTCGTCATCAACGACCTCAAGTACGACAGTTGCAGCTGAAACAACGGTAGAAACGACTTCTTCGACTACATCAACGACAACTGAGGCTCCTACTGAACTTCCAACGAGTCCAGAAACAACTTCTGAGGCAACTTCTAGTACAGCTTCCGTGACAACAACGCCAGAAACAACCACTGAAGCAAAAACTGAGCCAAAAACGGAAGTAACGGTACCAGAAACGACCTCGACTtcaactacaacaacaacaactacgacAACGGAAGCTCCTTCTACGACAGTTTCAAGCACAACTCAAGAAGAAACGACAATTTCGACGTCAACATCGACAGTTGCTCTTTCAACAGCTTCCAGGGATGGGCGTCAACTTGATTTTATGACCTCAACTCTTCCATCAACGACGGTTTCAGTTCAAACGACAACGGATTTGGCTCCAGTAAATGATTCTGGGCGACATTTGTTCCCAATTTTCGCTACTTCGGCAACTACTGCACCAACTGTGCCTACGACAAGACCATTTTTACCGTTAGCTGTTTTGCCAGCGACGACTGTGAAGCCGGTTATTAACAAAAGATTGACTTTAGATCCGCATGGCGATACTTTCCATTGtcaaaa tatcCCTCAGTCAATTAATCGCGTTCATCGTTGTGACAAACAGCTAGATTGTGAAGACGGAACTGACGAACGAAACTGCACTTGTCGCGATTTCCTCGTTCATCAACATCCGCACAAAATTTGTGATGGAATTGTCGATTGCGTGGATTTAACTGACGAGGAAGGGTGTT TACTTTGTTCACCTGACCAATTCAAGTGTCGCTTATCAAAAACTTGCGTAAATTTAGCGAATCGTTGCAATAACGTCGTCGATTGTGAACACAAAGAAGACGAACTCGACTGCATTTCGCTCACAAATGGCGTCACAGTGCTCGTCACGCCCGATAACAACCCGGTTCTCAAGTCCCGCGGCTACTTAACGCACAATCACCGCGGAAAATGGACAATTCATTGCGGTTCGACGCATCATCATCACGAAAATCGCGTCGCTGAACTCGTTGGACAAACTTGCATTTCTCTCGGCTTTGCTGGTTACTCGGATTTCAAGCACGTCAACTTTGGCAAGGAGAAAAACGAACTCGGCGTTCAAATTGTCGAAGATCCCCATCATGATGCGAGACGAACAATTGCGCAGGAGCAAGTTTCCCTCGTGAATATGCGAGAAAATAACTTGGATATCGAGTCGGTGGCGATGGCAAGTGACTGTGTAGCTCTCTGGATCGAATGTGTGCCGCATACAAGTTCAAATAAGACGAACGTTGTGAAGCCGTTGCCGTTTTTGAGGCCGCATGACTACGAAAGACCGACAGTTCAGCCGAGTATTGTGCCTCATGTGGTAGTTCCGGTGCCGCATAAGCATCTGAAAGACAAGTTGAATGAGACAATTGGGCTGAGTGAGCATCAATGGGCATTTAGTGCGGTTGTTTTTGCCGAAGGAAAGCCAATTTGCAATGGAATTTTGTTGGCACGGCAGTGGGTAATGGTCGAAGGATCGTGTTTGAAGTTGCATag actCGAAACGGATCACATTGCAGTCCTCCTTGGCAGTTCAAATTCCTTCCTTCACATTCAAGGCCCGTACGAAGTCGTATCAAGAGTCGACTGCATCCGAGAAGTTCCTCAATCGAACGTTTTGTTACTTCATCTCGAGTATCCCGTCGTTTATAATCGTTACGTCTTGCCCACTTATCTGATTGACAGCACAGATCGCGAAGTCGAAACGGAAGAATGTCAAACGGTGTCAATTGACAAATTTGGTCGCTTACGTGCCTGGGCTGTGAGAAAAAAGATGCATGCTTGTCCAGCTGGGTACAAATGCTTCGAGGATCATCATTCGCATCATTCACATCATTCACATAAAACGTTGTGCGAACTGAAag atttcCTTCATCGCCCTGGCTACGTGATTTGTCGCACAAAATCCAGCTCCTGGTTCCCAACTGGCTTCTACCACAACTTGCATTCACTTTGCGGCACGGACAACCGCTTGACGGTCCTGACGCTCAACCCGAAGCACTTTACGCTCCTCAACGTGATCGGTAAGCGAAAATCGTTGAATATCAAAAATCCCCTTGTCCAAAATATGTCGATTGACTTTCCGCATGACTTCCATCCCGATCACCTTCACCATCATGACACGAACGATCCATCACATGTCATTGATATTTTAGAAACGCTCGAGTGTCAGCCGTACTTTGGATCGCCGCTCTGCAATGGGCACCGTTGTCCCTTCGGCGTTTGTCTGGCGGAGAAGCACGTGTGTGACGGCGTCGTTCATTGCCACGATGCCAGTGACGAGGCGGCGGAAATTTGTGTGGGTCGCAAGAAACGCCAATGCAATCATCACGAGCTCACGTGTCGCAATGGGAATTGCGTGGAAAAATCACGGTTTTGCAATCAAATTAACGATTGTGGCGATTACACGGATGAGCCGAGGGTTTGTTCGTGTTACGAATatttgag ggtaACGGATCCCGATAAAATCTGTGACGGAATCCGAAACTGCTTAGACAAATCCGATGAAAATAACGAAGAATGTCGCTGTCATCCAAATCGTTTCCGTTGTGGACA aaCGTTAAAATGCATCCCGCATGACTTTGTATGCGACGGCGATCACGATTGTCCCGGCGGCGAAGACGAAAGCTACTGCTACGGCATCCAAAATAATCACATGTCCGACGGCTATTACGAAGTAATGCAGCAGGAATTCGGCGTTTGGCATACAAAATGTTTCCCCAAATCCAAGCCGCCCACGCAGACAGACTTGATTGAGATTTGCCGCAAAATGGGATACATTGACCCGAAATATCCGAAGGCGAGGGCACGTGTCGACAATGAAACAG TGATGGCAATTCTCCCTAATTCCGATAATTCTCAGATGGAATTTGTGAGAGAGGAACGAAAACTTAATACCACCCATGATCTGGCACCAGCCACGAAGGCAATTATCAGCAATAAATTCTCGACGTTGCAAGTGAATGATGACATCAAGTTGTACGTGAAGCCGAGCAGACCGCTGGCGAGTCTCGTGGAATGGgacaaaaatgacgaaaagaACTGCTTTAGAGTGGAAATCAATTGTGGCGCGAAATAttag